From one Gammaproteobacteria bacterium genomic stretch:
- a CDS encoding two-component sensor histidine kinase, producing MTHSLQRHLSLMLGAAVVLSGFVAGLASFILAYGEAKEFQDDMLRQIAVLNGKGAMGYGRPQETDIAMDDQESRILIIQLPPNPRPDWLPAGLRPGFHTLDSSLGRLRVFIHDTPVGKRTVVAQPTDAPDEIATNSALRTLIPLLLLLPVLAWLIVRIVRREFAPISRLSKNLDSQAADRPSPVPDAGLADEITPFVHAINRLLDRMNQLMARQRRFIADAAHELRSPLTALSVQAENLLQADSLEAVKERVGPLQAGIERARQLTEQLLSLARAQAGTAEEAVIDIPAMVRELIGEFLPRAEAKKIDLGLDERARFSLRASPQSLRLILGNALDNALKYTPAGGEVTVRLLAEGETAVVEIVDNGPGIPSEERERVFDAFYRMPGSTVTGSGLGLAIARETASRLGGVVMLRERERGPGLVFSYRQRREP from the coding sequence ATGACGCACTCGCTGCAAAGGCATCTGTCATTGATGCTGGGGGCTGCCGTCGTGCTCTCTGGCTTTGTCGCCGGCCTGGCGTCGTTCATTCTCGCCTACGGCGAAGCGAAGGAATTCCAGGACGACATGCTGCGCCAGATCGCGGTGCTGAACGGAAAGGGCGCCATGGGGTACGGGCGGCCGCAAGAAACGGACATCGCCATGGACGACCAGGAGTCCCGCATCCTGATCATTCAACTGCCACCCAACCCCCGTCCGGATTGGCTTCCCGCCGGTCTGCGGCCTGGGTTTCACACTCTGGACAGCAGTCTCGGGCGGCTTCGGGTATTCATTCATGATACCCCTGTGGGAAAGCGTACCGTCGTCGCACAACCGACTGATGCACCCGACGAGATCGCGACCAACAGCGCCCTGCGCACCCTTATCCCCCTGCTGCTTCTGCTGCCCGTGCTGGCTTGGCTGATTGTGCGTATTGTTCGACGGGAGTTCGCTCCAATCTCCAGGCTGTCCAAGAACCTGGACAGCCAGGCGGCGGATCGGCCCAGCCCGGTTCCTGACGCGGGCCTTGCGGATGAAATCACCCCCTTCGTGCACGCCATCAACCGGCTGCTGGACAGGATGAATCAATTGATGGCCCGACAGAGGCGCTTCATCGCCGACGCGGCCCACGAACTGCGCAGCCCGCTCACCGCCTTGTCGGTGCAGGCCGAAAACCTGCTGCAGGCCGACTCGCTGGAAGCGGTGAAAGAACGGGTCGGGCCGCTGCAAGCCGGCATCGAACGAGCGCGGCAACTCACCGAGCAGCTCCTGAGCTTGGCCCGGGCCCAAGCAGGGACGGCCGAGGAAGCCGTTATCGATATCCCGGCTATGGTGCGCGAACTGATCGGGGAATTCCTGCCTCGGGCCGAGGCAAAGAAGATCGACCTCGGGCTTGATGAACGCGCGCGCTTTTCGCTGCGCGCATCGCCGCAGTCGCTGCGCCTGATACTAGGCAACGCCTTGGACAATGCCCTGAAATACACGCCGGCCGGCGGCGAGGTGACAGTCCGGCTTCTGGCCGAAGGCGAAACCGCGGTAGTTGAAATCGTCGACAATGGGCCGGGGATTCCGTCCGAGGAGCGCGAACGCGTCTTCGACGCCTTCTATCGCATGCCCGGCTCCACCGTGACGGGCAGCGGCCTCGGCCTGGCCATCGCCAGGGAAACCGCATCCCGCCTGGGCGGGGTTGTGATGCTGCGCGAACGTGAGCGCGGTCCGGGGCTCGTCTTCAGTTATCGCCAGAGACGGGAACCCTGA